A single genomic interval of Lentimicrobium saccharophilum harbors:
- a CDS encoding GNAT family N-acetyltransferase: protein MMNFQLSVFNAVLKPGINDKNALADFLFEHLDQFGDKKEDIMKAIDFSVKDRASFGGFTLVAKDNGSIIGAVVVNQTGMEGYIPENILVYIATHRNYRGKGVGKSLMQEAINMAHGDIALHVEPDNPARYLYQKLGFDNKYLEMRLKKEAV from the coding sequence ATGATGAACTTTCAATTAAGTGTATTCAATGCAGTATTAAAACCAGGGATTAATGACAAAAATGCGCTAGCCGATTTTCTGTTCGAGCACCTTGACCAGTTTGGCGACAAAAAAGAGGACATTATGAAGGCCATTGATTTTTCTGTCAAAGACAGGGCATCGTTCGGAGGATTTACGCTGGTGGCAAAGGACAATGGCAGTATAATAGGGGCTGTAGTGGTGAATCAGACGGGAATGGAAGGTTATATTCCTGAAAACATCCTTGTATACATTGCCACCCATCGCAATTACCGGGGGAAAGGCGTTGGGAAAAGCCTTATGCAGGAAGCCATAAATATGGCCCATGGCGACATCGCCCTGCATGTGGAGCCGGATAATCCCGCGAGGTATCTTTATCAGAAACTGGGCTTCGACAACAAATACCTTGAAATGCGTCTTAAAAAAGAGGCCGTCTGA
- a CDS encoding alanine racemase, whose translation MAFITLDQQKLKDNYHYLDKLFREEGIQWAVVSKLLCGNRLYLQEVISLGIHQLCDSRVSNLRAIKKMSPEIETIYIKPPPMRSIPEIVRYADISFNTGLSTIQALSAEAEKQGKVHQVIIMVEMGELREGVMRDDLIEFYEKVFRLPHINVVGIGTNLSCLYGVLPNHDKLIQLSLYKQLIEAKFNRKIPYVSGGSSVSIPLIFEKILPKGINHFRVGETLFLGTDVYHDTVINGMHNDVLRLYAEIIELIEKPTVPMGEIGTNVEGHSFSFDAESSGKTACRAILDIGLLDVESNHLFPADPQIKFAGSSSDMIVIDLGGNEKNYKTGDLVEFKMDYMGALRIMNSRYIGKQVR comes from the coding sequence ATGGCATTCATAACGCTGGATCAGCAAAAGTTAAAAGATAATTACCATTATCTGGATAAACTTTTCCGGGAGGAAGGCATACAGTGGGCGGTTGTCTCCAAGCTGCTCTGCGGAAACAGACTCTACCTTCAGGAGGTAATCAGCCTGGGAATCCATCAGTTGTGCGACTCCAGGGTATCCAACCTCAGGGCCATCAAAAAGATGTCGCCCGAAATTGAAACAATTTACATCAAACCTCCTCCCATGCGCTCCATTCCGGAGATCGTGCGTTATGCCGACATCAGTTTCAATACAGGGTTGAGCACCATACAGGCACTTTCGGCCGAGGCGGAAAAACAGGGGAAGGTTCACCAGGTAATTATCATGGTCGAGATGGGTGAACTGCGCGAAGGCGTGATGCGCGATGACCTGATAGAGTTTTACGAAAAGGTCTTCCGGCTCCCGCACATCAACGTCGTTGGCATAGGCACCAACCTGAGCTGCCTTTACGGCGTGCTTCCCAACCACGACAAGCTGATACAGCTCAGCCTCTATAAACAATTGATCGAAGCGAAGTTTAACCGAAAAATCCCTTATGTGTCAGGCGGTTCCTCGGTGTCCATCCCGCTGATCTTTGAGAAGATACTGCCAAAAGGGATCAACCATTTCAGGGTAGGTGAAACCCTCTTTCTGGGAACGGATGTCTATCATGATACAGTCATCAACGGCATGCACAACGATGTGCTGCGCCTGTATGCCGAAATCATTGAACTGATCGAAAAACCCACCGTTCCCATGGGCGAAATCGGCACCAATGTTGAAGGACACAGTTTCAGTTTCGACGCTGAGTCATCAGGAAAAACAGCCTGCCGGGCAATCCTCGACATCGGCCTGCTGGATGTGGAAAGCAACCACCTTTTCCCGGCTGATCCGCAGATAAAATTTGCCGGCAGCAGCAGCGATATGATCGTGATCGACCTGGGCGGGAACGAAAAAAATTACAAAACCGGCGATCTCGTGGAATTCAAAATGGATTATATGGGGGCGCTCCGCATCATGAACTCAAGATATATCGGCAAGCAGGTGAGGTAA
- a CDS encoding 3'-5' exonuclease: MPFLVVDLEMSGPEPGYHEIIQIGAVLLNDNWVELGTYLSNVYPENQEAFTASAEKIHGLSLDELQEAPMIYEVLEDFEQWIRKLLKRQGGDLRDLVICGQSVIFDVNFLKFAYSGENLEWPFSNKLIDLHTIAFYTFRILEANGKTVPRSLSLKAISAWFGFEREGDTHNALEDSQLTMQCLQKFFRMAAKFKVSD; the protein is encoded by the coding sequence ATGCCTTTTTTGGTTGTTGACCTCGAAATGAGCGGCCCGGAGCCGGGCTATCATGAAATCATTCAGATCGGAGCAGTTTTGCTGAACGACAACTGGGTGGAGCTCGGAACTTACCTCAGCAATGTGTATCCCGAAAACCAGGAGGCCTTCACGGCTTCCGCCGAGAAGATTCACGGGCTTTCGCTCGATGAATTGCAGGAAGCGCCCATGATATACGAAGTACTGGAGGACTTTGAACAATGGATCCGCAAACTGCTGAAACGGCAGGGGGGCGATCTGCGCGATTTGGTTATCTGCGGGCAAAGCGTCATTTTTGACGTGAACTTCCTGAAATTTGCCTACAGCGGCGAAAACCTCGAATGGCCCTTCAGCAACAAGCTGATCGATCTGCATACCATTGCCTTCTACACATTCCGCATCCTTGAAGCCAACGGCAAAACCGTCCCCCGCTCCCTCAGCCTGAAAGCCATCTCGGCATGGTTCGGCTTTGAACGGGAAGGCGACACCCACAACGCCCTGGAAGATTCACAACTGACCATGCAATGCCTGCAGAAGTTTTTCCGGATGGCGGCAAAGTTTAAAGTTTCAGACTGA
- a CDS encoding Fe-S cluster assembly protein IscX, giving the protein MMPDDSHIHNIAGSILRNYNYLFPSTYPDIPLNLNMLKEAMAETGFFLEEEKIPEFMEDIELQLAAMVPLNWNNYGTIAILLNKAHPEEDLIAISLQRITELVRELPNFNDAAVPDEDTLDSIIYTWISLTDEYPGFTEDEAWS; this is encoded by the coding sequence ATGATGCCTGATGATTCTCATATTCATAACATTGCCGGTTCCATCCTCAGGAATTATAACTACCTTTTCCCCTCTACATATCCTGATATCCCGTTAAACCTCAATATGTTAAAAGAGGCCATGGCAGAAACCGGATTTTTTCTTGAGGAAGAAAAAATTCCGGAGTTCATGGAAGACATTGAGCTGCAACTCGCCGCCATGGTTCCCCTGAACTGGAACAATTACGGCACCATCGCCATACTGCTGAACAAAGCCCACCCTGAGGAAGACCTTATCGCCATCAGTTTGCAGCGGATCACGGAACTGGTCAGGGAATTGCCAAACTTTAATGATGCTGCAGTTCCGGATGAAGACACCCTGGACTCAATCATTTATACCTGGATAAGCCTTACGGATGAGTATCCGGGATTTACGGAGGATGAAGCCTGGTCGTAA
- a CDS encoding DUF4919 domain-containing protein yields MKKILSFLLLFAFAGSAVAQQNNFTPPQYKKIRKAIEKKGSGSYYPGLMQRLQTNDTTLTVQDYHLLYYGYALQPGYAPYATHPLADSLMSILRKEEVTGQDYEAIIRHGSALLLENPFEISFLDPLIYAHRMKGNQEMAARLEFRFGRIIETIFGSGDGLTRKTAFHVISVSHEYDMLRALGFGFGGQQQLIDGKYDYLKVSKNDYGIEGMYFDVSVLLRSLSNLR; encoded by the coding sequence ATGAAAAAGATCCTGAGTTTTCTGTTACTGTTTGCTTTCGCAGGCAGCGCAGTGGCACAGCAGAACAATTTTACACCGCCACAGTATAAAAAGATCAGAAAAGCCATCGAAAAGAAGGGCTCCGGATCATATTATCCCGGTTTGATGCAGCGGTTACAGACCAATGACACTACCCTTACCGTGCAGGATTACCACCTGCTTTACTACGGATACGCCCTGCAGCCCGGCTATGCCCCATATGCCACCCATCCCCTGGCCGACAGCCTGATGAGCATCCTCCGGAAAGAGGAAGTCACGGGTCAGGATTACGAAGCCATTATCCGGCACGGCTCGGCCCTGCTGCTCGAAAACCCTTTCGAAATCAGTTTTCTCGATCCGTTGATCTATGCCCACCGTATGAAAGGGAATCAGGAGATGGCCGCCAGGCTTGAATTCAGGTTTGGCCGGATCATAGAAACCATATTCGGATCAGGCGATGGATTAACCAGAAAAACCGCCTTTCATGTAATCTCGGTTTCCCACGAATATGACATGCTCAGGGCGCTGGGGTTCGGCTTTGGCGGGCAGCAGCAGCTGATCGACGGCAAATACGACTACCTTAAAGTCAGCAAAAACGATTATGGCATTGAAGGGATGTATTTCGATGTATCCGTCCTGCTCAGGTCCCTGTCAAACCTCCGGTAA
- a CDS encoding LamG-like jellyroll fold domain-containing protein, which translates to MAKFKIKHTVLRFFYILLTVFPGLLSAHSLPDSGLVAAYPLDGHAKAPEQREFSGKTLRTKAVADRNGQAGRALGFHPGPGMEFSQAELPLDISPDALPVVTITCWIKAAETFKYLTPLRSGDKKQRGLLTDRHRGSQRWSASAGRDGIIHGSPALKDQWTFIALIYDAPNEQARLIVNNQVFGGRARQRKNNPSTIIGAFNGAMDELMVYNRALSLEEIEKLYGSPIDINREDFAIDDRSAYRRRMEAQRNPEVEAGQQFIPGYEELIIRDSVHSPNTLHIFGRGDTITVLRQAGDNWLEVSNQKGEKGYISASSLISNAFRTGKTKSVFRFTNWLGQLFMMNKAWNWFFVALFTLLLAMALKYRKQLNEWFIALGGKAETEAAGSRNEGIVTTRRFGRLDRYFPVTRPKWWSISPGIVFALMLLGGSIWDTAETQWFFNEGARILPAGFTLAIHWVLWSLSLIIILLILAITIESLHIAGPWAGLLRLAMLLILNLMAVVVCFYLAVGIILVIFGFVLFVIALFSLLGRRR; encoded by the coding sequence ATGGCAAAATTCAAGATAAAGCATACTGTCCTGAGGTTTTTTTACATCTTACTCACTGTTTTTCCAGGCCTCCTTTCAGCGCATTCACTGCCCGATTCCGGCCTGGTTGCCGCCTATCCCCTCGACGGGCATGCCAAAGCGCCGGAGCAACGGGAATTTTCAGGTAAAACCCTCAGGACAAAAGCCGTTGCTGACCGCAATGGCCAGGCTGGCCGGGCGCTCGGATTTCATCCCGGGCCCGGGATGGAGTTCAGCCAGGCTGAGTTACCACTCGACATTTCACCCGATGCGTTACCCGTGGTCACCATTACCTGCTGGATCAAAGCCGCAGAAACCTTTAAATACCTCACTCCCCTCCGCAGCGGCGACAAGAAACAAAGAGGCCTCCTCACCGACAGGCACAGGGGCAGTCAGCGCTGGAGCGCTTCGGCCGGCAGGGACGGCATCATCCACGGCTCTCCGGCCCTGAAGGATCAATGGACTTTTATCGCTTTGATCTATGACGCCCCCAACGAGCAGGCCCGGCTGATTGTGAACAACCAGGTGTTCGGCGGCAGGGCGCGGCAGCGGAAAAACAATCCTTCAACAATCATAGGCGCATTCAACGGCGCCATGGACGAACTGATGGTCTATAACCGGGCGCTTTCGCTTGAGGAGATTGAAAAATTGTATGGCAGCCCGATAGACATAAACAGGGAGGACTTTGCCATAGACGACCGGAGCGCTTACCGGCGCCGAATGGAAGCGCAACGGAACCCGGAAGTGGAAGCCGGACAACAATTCATTCCCGGCTACGAAGAACTGATCATCCGCGACAGCGTTCACAGCCCGAATACACTCCATATCTTCGGGCGTGGCGACACCATTACCGTGCTCAGGCAGGCGGGCGACAACTGGCTTGAAGTGAGCAACCAGAAAGGGGAGAAAGGCTATATATCCGCCTCCTCGCTGATTTCGAATGCCTTCAGGACCGGAAAAACAAAGTCGGTGTTCAGGTTCACCAACTGGCTCGGGCAACTGTTCATGATGAATAAGGCCTGGAACTGGTTTTTTGTAGCTCTGTTCACGTTGCTGCTGGCCATGGCCCTGAAGTACCGGAAACAATTGAATGAATGGTTTATCGCGCTGGGCGGCAAAGCGGAAACAGAAGCAGCAGGGTCAAGGAACGAAGGCATTGTAACCACCCGGAGATTCGGCAGATTGGACAGGTATTTCCCTGTCACCAGGCCGAAATGGTGGAGTATTTCACCGGGAATTGTTTTCGCGCTGATGCTTTTGGGTGGATCGATCTGGGACACGGCCGAAACCCAATGGTTTTTCAACGAGGGGGCCCGCATCCTCCCCGCCGGCTTCACACTGGCCATCCACTGGGTTTTATGGTCGCTTTCTCTCATCATCATCCTGCTTATCCTCGCCATCACCATAGAAAGCCTGCATATTGCCGGCCCCTGGGCTGGTTTGCTGCGCCTTGCCATGCTGCTGATATTAAACCTGATGGCCGTTGTGGTCTGTTTCTACCTGGCCGTGGGCATCATCCTGGTGATCTTCGGATTTGTTTTATTTGTGATCGCCTTGTTTTCACTGTTGGGCAGGAGAAGATAA
- a CDS encoding AAA family ATPase yields MQSDNYNICQSFPEKEINQAWDGGLQIQGMAFGQNKWILLNSSQAIYGLQRWATNAAFPADEIKEGWDEGFDIIFLAYTGDRWTVILSKDSGYTDQIWRTSSRFPEKEIRQGLQDGYAITSLSYGVDRWAVVMSKGSNLKNQTFITTTNFPETEITEGWNNGRDITSLAFGEGKWALVMSENSGFKTQSWATRNNFEEGLISEKAGAGNVITGLFHADGMWVYVFSVLPEIVDSGNKSSRSAGLPAAETPDDTFGPEAVELFETGRKYSENNEPAKAIPYFRKAIKLEPGYFSAYNSLGVALDETGKKEEALKCFQKAYELNRHNSIILSNLISQIADNEEPLKTVISLVEAAEPATLEGISSVSALSTIGKAYSVNGRHTKAAGFFRKALEIEPENDDLRMELGYEESHSDTTTDLPATPEVQPGNRPESIESLLAELNHLTGLEQIKRDIDALLKFIRVEKKRQERGIAVGKTTLHTVFAGPPGTGKTTMARLMGRMFKAMGLLKKGHVVEVDRSALVGEFIGQTAIKTNKVIDSALDGILFIDEAYALVPSDARNDFGEEAINILVKRMEDHKHNLVVIVAGYPDEMKRMIASNPGLQHRFTRYFYFDDYNPEQLTRIFKTICHDRKFILTPEAESKVMRYFGFLYRSRDKHFGNARTAGNLFEEAVHMQSARLALLDVDNLPDEALLTITVDDITASVQDEFEDKEMESLEDIMAELNAMVGLEEIKQNIVTLVNFIKTQQKLIATGYEADEISLHSVFFGPPGTGKTTVARLIGRIYKALGLLSKGHVVEVNRSHLVAEFVGQTAPKTSAVIDSAMYGILFIDEAYSLTPEKGGNDFGKEALEIILKRMDDERDKFAVIVAGYTAEMQQLIRSNAGLESRFNNYFYFNDYTPAELLEIFSRKIARRRFHIAPEALSIVDEFFKKLYAEKTESFGNGRMVRNFYEKIIKTHSNRVALDDSLTRDEMVTFTLEDAEKAIGMMTSIDGKNRGAGDKYTPIGFNRK; encoded by the coding sequence ATGCAATCCGACAATTACAATATCTGTCAATCCTTCCCCGAAAAAGAAATCAACCAGGCCTGGGACGGAGGCCTGCAGATTCAGGGCATGGCTTTCGGCCAGAACAAATGGATACTGCTGAACTCTTCACAGGCAATCTATGGGCTTCAGCGCTGGGCCACGAATGCCGCTTTTCCTGCCGATGAAATTAAGGAAGGCTGGGATGAAGGTTTTGACATTATTTTCCTGGCTTATACCGGCGACCGCTGGACGGTGATCCTGTCGAAGGACTCCGGATATACCGACCAGATATGGCGTACCAGCAGCCGTTTCCCCGAAAAGGAGATCCGGCAGGGATTACAGGACGGATACGCCATTACCTCCCTTTCGTACGGGGTAGACCGCTGGGCGGTGGTGATGAGTAAAGGGTCAAACCTGAAAAACCAGACTTTCATCACAACCACAAACTTTCCGGAAACGGAAATCACCGAAGGCTGGAACAACGGACGCGACATCACTTCGCTGGCTTTCGGCGAAGGCAAATGGGCGCTGGTTATGTCAGAAAACTCCGGCTTTAAAACACAAAGCTGGGCAACACGAAACAATTTTGAAGAAGGGCTGATCAGTGAAAAAGCGGGCGCGGGAAACGTCATTACCGGCCTGTTTCATGCAGATGGCATGTGGGTTTACGTGTTTTCTGTACTGCCCGAAATTGTCGATTCGGGGAATAAAAGCAGCCGGTCAGCAGGCCTGCCTGCCGCCGAAACACCTGATGATACATTTGGTCCTGAAGCGGTCGAATTGTTTGAAACCGGACGCAAATACTCTGAAAACAATGAACCTGCCAAAGCCATTCCGTATTTCAGGAAAGCCATTAAACTTGAACCGGGCTATTTTTCCGCCTACAACTCCCTGGGCGTCGCCCTGGATGAAACCGGCAAAAAAGAAGAAGCCCTGAAGTGCTTTCAGAAAGCCTATGAGCTGAACCGGCACAATTCCATTATCCTGAGCAACCTGATCAGCCAGATTGCCGATAACGAAGAACCCCTGAAAACGGTGATCAGCCTGGTGGAAGCCGCCGAACCCGCTACCCTTGAAGGCATTTCATCGGTGAGTGCGCTCAGCACCATAGGCAAAGCTTATTCGGTGAACGGCAGGCACACAAAGGCGGCCGGATTTTTCCGCAAAGCCCTTGAAATTGAGCCGGAAAATGATGATTTAAGAATGGAGCTGGGCTATGAGGAGTCCCATTCGGATACTACTACAGACTTGCCTGCTACGCCTGAAGTTCAGCCGGGAAACAGGCCGGAGTCGATTGAATCCCTGCTGGCGGAGCTAAACCACCTTACCGGGCTGGAACAGATCAAGCGCGACATTGACGCGCTGCTGAAGTTTATCCGGGTCGAGAAAAAACGTCAGGAAAGGGGCATCGCGGTCGGAAAAACCACCCTGCACACCGTGTTTGCCGGCCCTCCGGGTACCGGAAAAACCACCATGGCCAGGCTGATGGGGCGTATGTTCAAGGCAATGGGCCTGCTTAAAAAAGGCCATGTGGTGGAAGTTGACCGCTCGGCCCTGGTGGGCGAATTTATCGGCCAGACCGCCATCAAAACCAATAAAGTGATCGACTCGGCGCTCGACGGCATCCTTTTCATCGATGAAGCCTACGCGCTGGTTCCCTCAGATGCGCGCAACGATTTCGGCGAAGAGGCCATCAATATCCTGGTGAAGCGGATGGAAGACCACAAACACAACCTGGTGGTGATTGTGGCCGGCTATCCCGATGAAATGAAACGGATGATTGCCTCCAATCCCGGCCTGCAGCACCGTTTTACGCGATACTTCTACTTCGACGATTACAATCCGGAACAGCTTACCCGGATATTTAAAACCATCTGCCACGACAGGAAATTTATTCTTACCCCCGAAGCGGAAAGCAAGGTAATGCGCTATTTCGGTTTCCTTTACCGCTCGCGCGACAAGCATTTCGGCAACGCCCGTACGGCAGGAAACCTTTTCGAAGAAGCCGTGCATATGCAATCGGCCAGGCTTGCGCTGCTTGATGTTGACAACCTGCCCGACGAAGCCCTGCTGACCATCACGGTGGATGATATTACGGCTTCCGTACAGGATGAGTTTGAAGACAAGGAAATGGAATCGCTGGAAGATATTATGGCCGAACTCAACGCCATGGTAGGTCTGGAGGAGATCAAACAAAACATTGTTACCCTGGTCAACTTCATTAAAACACAACAGAAACTGATCGCCACGGGTTATGAAGCTGATGAGATTTCACTGCACAGCGTTTTCTTCGGCCCCCCGGGAACGGGCAAAACCACCGTGGCCCGCCTTATCGGCCGCATCTACAAAGCCCTCGGTCTGCTTTCCAAAGGTCACGTGGTTGAGGTAAACCGTTCGCACCTCGTGGCTGAATTCGTCGGCCAGACGGCCCCGAAAACCAGCGCCGTCATCGATTCCGCCATGTATGGCATACTCTTCATCGATGAAGCCTATTCGCTGACCCCCGAAAAAGGCGGCAATGACTTCGGGAAAGAGGCCCTGGAAATCATCCTGAAACGTATGGATGACGAAAGAGATAAATTTGCGGTGATTGTTGCCGGATATACCGCTGAAATGCAACAGCTTATCCGTTCCAATGCAGGCCTGGAATCACGGTTCAACAATTACTTTTATTTCAACGACTACACACCGGCCGAACTGCTTGAGATCTTCAGCAGGAAGATTGCCAGACGAAGGTTTCACATTGCGCCGGAAGCACTCAGCATAGTGGATGAGTTTTTCAAAAAGCTGTATGCGGAAAAAACCGAAAGTTTCGGCAACGGCCGCATGGTCAGAAATTTCTACGAAAAAATAATCAAAACGCACAGCAACAGGGTAGCGCTTGACGACAGTCTGACCCGTGATGAAATGGTCACATTTACCCTGGAGGATGCCGAAAAAGCCATCGGGATGATGACGTCCATTGATGGCAAAAACCGGGGTGCGGGCGACAAATACACCCCCATCGGGTTCAACAGAAAATAA
- a CDS encoding metallophosphoesterase family protein produces MPKQWVIPDIHGCVRTLRALIEQLVIPAKEDTLYFLGDFVDRGPDSKGVLDYVMGLEDQGYNIVALKGNHEEFFIKAWEEEQQARGFLFLKKTNKSKAQWMPHGGREALESFGTTELSKIPVHYIDWMRKLPLFHITGNFLLVHAGLNFNIEDPFQDTHSMLWIKDYRIIPSKIENRRLIHGHVPVSLDFIDIAVNSPGYPFVDLDNGCYMVNRPGYGNLPALELQSMELKVQPNLDMD; encoded by the coding sequence ATGCCTAAACAATGGGTTATCCCTGATATTCATGGCTGTGTCCGCACCCTGCGCGCATTGATTGAGCAACTGGTAATCCCTGCAAAGGAGGATACCCTTTATTTTCTGGGTGATTTCGTTGACAGGGGGCCCGACTCGAAAGGCGTGCTGGATTATGTGATGGGGCTTGAGGATCAGGGATACAACATTGTTGCCCTGAAGGGCAACCATGAGGAGTTTTTTATAAAAGCCTGGGAAGAGGAGCAACAAGCGCGGGGATTCCTTTTTCTGAAGAAGACCAATAAATCCAAAGCGCAATGGATGCCCCACGGCGGCCGTGAGGCGCTCGAGAGTTTCGGCACAACAGAGCTTTCAAAAATCCCGGTTCATTACATCGACTGGATGCGTAAGCTGCCACTTTTTCACATTACCGGAAATTTTTTGCTGGTACACGCCGGTCTGAATTTTAACATTGAAGATCCGTTTCAGGATACCCACTCCATGCTGTGGATAAAGGATTACCGGATTATCCCTTCCAAAATAGAAAACCGGCGGCTGATTCACGGTCATGTGCCGGTAAGCCTTGATTTCATTGATATCGCCGTCAACAGCCCGGGATATCCATTTGTAGATCTGGACAACGGATGTTATATGGTCAACCGGCCGGGCTACGGCAATCTGCCGGCCCTTGAACTGCAATCCATGGAGCTGAAAGTTCAGCCCAATCTGGATATGGATTGA
- the gpmA gene encoding 2,3-diphosphoglycerate-dependent phosphoglycerate mutase: MKKLVLLRHGESVWNKENRFTGWTDVDLSERGVNEAREAGKVMKENGFFFDLAYTSYLKRAIKTLNLALEEMDQMWIPVKKSWRLNEKHYGNLQGLNKAEMASKFGDEQVLIWRRSYDVPPMPVADNDERNPRLDARYRGVDPELIPLTESLKETVERMVPYWEGEIRESLKTNEQVLVAAHGNSLRAVIKYLKNISDQDIVTLNLPTGIPYVFEFDDQLNLQKDYFLGDEETIKKLMEEVANQGKAKK, from the coding sequence ATGAAGAAATTAGTATTGCTTCGCCATGGCGAAAGTGTGTGGAACAAGGAAAACCGGTTTACCGGATGGACCGATGTAGACCTGTCGGAACGCGGGGTAAATGAAGCCCGTGAGGCCGGAAAGGTGATGAAGGAGAACGGGTTCTTTTTTGACCTTGCGTATACTTCTTACCTGAAGAGGGCCATCAAGACCCTGAACCTTGCCCTGGAAGAAATGGATCAGATGTGGATTCCGGTAAAGAAAAGCTGGCGCCTCAATGAAAAGCACTATGGCAACCTGCAGGGGCTTAATAAGGCTGAAATGGCTTCCAAATTCGGGGATGAGCAGGTGCTGATCTGGCGCAGGAGTTACGATGTGCCTCCCATGCCGGTTGCTGACAACGATGAGCGCAACCCCCGCCTTGATGCCCGTTACCGCGGTGTTGATCCTGAATTGATCCCGCTTACCGAATCGCTCAAGGAGACCGTGGAACGCATGGTGCCATACTGGGAAGGGGAGATCAGGGAATCGCTGAAAACAAACGAGCAGGTGCTGGTTGCTGCACACGGCAACAGCCTCAGGGCCGTGATCAAATACCTGAAGAATATCAGCGATCAGGATATTGTCACCCTGAACCTGCCGACAGGCATTCCCTATGTGTTTGAATTTGATGATCAGCTTAACCTGCAGAAGGATTATTTCCTGGGCGACGAGGAGACCATTAAGAAACTGATGGAAGAGGTTGCCAATCAGGGTAAAGCGAAAAAATAG